One window from the genome of Colletotrichum higginsianum IMI 349063 chromosome 12, whole genome shotgun sequence encodes:
- a CDS encoding Metalloprotease encodes MSSTSKRPFLFCGTDGLQAGSYDAPSGSRIENEGAPSHLAVNRSKCWPAGKKIHVRFLDGSLEIQQRVRHWTQSWEEFANIDFKFMADDEQGHADIRVDFQFVRDLGTWSYIGRDAEVGVIEQKHPTMDFGELNGNSPESEIHPFRTHNDGKLEIVPGIRKAVDNLVPLNSRGIDLDPPYLTPPRVALGRAQLDEAHNANIRLNTLTFVCKVGSWSTLEDRGVQDPAQPVHDETSGKIVRRDTTQTALPRNTYAAGQPPQVLTWLTGLDLGKDANWRIMCYAKAITHKGFDLVIETWGNTFCHSASASRVAHPAGWKGYRAARSVPLTCGSGIPPITKTKGKVMIADEGAFDKSPKVFISMSALDMDSAKNIRAKIFANKISSDGFT; translated from the exons ATGTCTAGCACAAGCAAACGACCTTTTCTCTTTTGTGGCACCGATGGCCTCCAGGCAGGCAGCTACGATGCTCCCAGCGGCAGCCGTATTGAAAACGAGGGCGCTCCGTCTCACCTGGCTGTCAACAGGAGCAAGTGTTGGCCTGCTGGCAAGAAGATTCATGTGCGTTTCCTTGACGGTAGTTTGGAGATCCAGCAGAGAGTGAGGCACTGGACGCAGTCCTGGGAAGAGTTTGCCAATATCGACTTCAAGTTtatggccgacgacgagcaaGGCCATGCCGATATTCGGGTCGATTTCCAGTTCGTGCGAGATCTAGGCACCTGGTCGTACATCGGCAGGGACGCAGAGGTGGGTGTCATCGAGCAGAAACATCCCACCATGGATTTCGGCGAACTTAACGGCAACTCTCCTGAAAGCGAG ATTCACCCCTTTCGCACACACAACGATGGCAAGCTTGAAATCGTCCCGGGCATCCGAAAGGCGGTGGATAACCTCGTCCCTCTGAATTCGAGAGGCATTGACTTGGATCCGCCATACCTTACCCCGCCACGCGTGGCTCTCGGCCGCgcgcagctcgacgaggcacACAACGCAAACATCCGC CTCAATACGCTAACTTTCGTCTGCAAAGTAGGCTCTTGGAGCACGCTCGAAGATCGCGGTGTCCAAGACCCGGCGCAGCCGGTGCACGACGAGACCAGCGGCAAGATTGTGCGCCGGGACACGACGCAGACTGCTTTACCGCGAAACACATACGCAGCGGGCCAGCCTCCCCAGGTCCTGACCTGGCTAACGGGCCTCGATCTGGGGAAAGACGCAAACTGGCGAATCATGTGTTATGCCAAAGCAATCACCCACAAGGGCTTCGACCTAGTCATCGAGACGTGGGGAAACACCTTCTGCCACAGCGCTAGTGCCTCGCGGGTGGCCCACCCTGCGGGCTGGAAGGGGTACAGAGCGGCAAGGTCAGTTCCCTTGACGTGCGGGAGTGGTATCCCCCCGATAACAAAGACCAAAGGCAAGGTCATGATCGCGGACGAGGGGGCGTTTGACAAGTCGCCCAAGGTCTTCATTAGCATGAGTGCGCTGGACATGGACAGCGCTAAGAACATAAGAGCCAAGATCTTTGCAAATAAGATTAGCTCGGATGGATTCACATAG